Genomic window (Pectinophora gossypiella chromosome 5, ilPecGoss1.1, whole genome shotgun sequence):
ATAAAAAATACCATAAATTCTATGTCTCTTTTGATAAAAGTTATTTCATCTTTTTCTATTACTTTGAACATTAAAAGCGACTTTATAAATGTTGCCGTAACGTAATTGATAGGACGctcttaataaataaagtaggaAAATTACATGATCGTTGAGTGGTAGGTACCAAAATATTATTAGATGTGTGAAAAATTTAGGTATcgattaaatatacttacctaagtaatttCGGATATAATACCATACCATAAAAAGTGGACAAGACAATGAAATCGGTATATAACAGGCAAAAAAATGGAATGGATTCAACATCACGCGTTTGGATGAAAAGGGATTATGTAATCAGTTAATGGATATTGGATTGGATACTTAATACCTTTCAACGAAGTAACACATTACTAAATTGTCACCGTCATGCTTGCAATAACAGTTCCATTTAGGAACCGAATCTGAATAGATTGTATTTCGGGATCTAAATCACAGGCCTTCAAAAATGGAAAGAAAGTCTCAGCACGTAAATCACTGACGCCCTTGTAACTGTATAACGAATGTCAAAAAAGTGTAAACATTCTaggtacaatattataatagaaaacCTTTCGCACCATGTCCCACAATCAAATGTCACTAAGTGTAAAGGATAGAAAGGGCTTACATCCGGAGCACAATACTTCTGGTTTTGATATCCAGGACGCACCAGATAAAGTCGTCAAACCGCGTTAAcatttcaattcaaaaatattccaCAAGCAAAACGAGCTAGGACAATAAACCATCCCACAATAGTCGGAGCCATGGTCGTCGGGCAAAACCTGCGGTGGTTTTGTTCTACGAAAATGGTTGATCTCCATGGCCTGCCTCCCAACCTATTGTCAAGTTTCTCGCTTTGTCCACGTAAAAAGTTCTGTTATCCAACACAAAGACGGAAAAAATTTACGATCGTTTTCAGGCCATTCCCTAGATTAATTTACACGGAATCGCGTTAATTGGATTTGTTAAACTCAAAAACAaggattttatttaaaattttctaaAAGAAAAGTCGCAGCAAAGgcataattaggtacctattcaccacctaagtaagtaagtatatgaattGAGTTGAAAAGCTCTCAAAGAATACGATCTTATAAGATCTTACGTAGATACTTACATTAACTTGCACGATTAGGTGCGATTCTTTTATTCTTCTTAATCTAATCCTTGTACACAAATTGTAGCAAGACGTCAAACTGCAGTCACTTACATTAGATACACTAGTGGTCCTTGTTATTAAGGTAGTGCACTGTTATAATTAACATTAATAACATACTATTAAttatgatatgattatgatatcAAGTACTAACTCATCGCCTATCACGTTCCTACGTCGATCATGTTAACGTGATCTCAGACCTGAAAACTATGATTTCAAGCACAATATTCTACGACTACGACTCTTAAACTATATTTGAATATTTCTCCAGTCTTCAAATCTGTACTACTTCAGTAGGTCTATAGTACACTAAAAGTCACACAAAATAACCGTAATGCaccttataatatttaatattaatttcagtAGAAAAGGGTCTCGTGGAGATCGTTTACAGACACAATCAGTGTCACATCTGCCCACTTGTATACGTATTTATCAAACATTCCCGTAGGCCGAGACGGACGTCCCAAGAGAAATGGGGTTAACATCGTTGGACGTAATTTCTGAAGAGGGTCATCAGGAAGATATAATGCCATTTCTGTACCCCTGATGTCTTTTTAAGTGCGGACCCACTTAACCCTAACGCGGGGCGGGGCCTGCCGCTATTCGCTGTCGCCTCGGAAAAACTAATGGAATTCAAAAAATGCTTTTGGATAGGAAAATAACTTGAACGTTATTCCTTTGTGAAACTTGACTTGTACACTATTTAATTTAGACAAGCTCATCAAGGgagttgcatactagcgaggtgtacagtcatcatgtacccactttagaaccctgtcgcactgtcatatttgacatttaatgagacttacggtttaatctttcgaacgccggaacgcggatctcgaccagacacaatgtaaaatctattgtatctggtatctcggcatatgagaggttaatttatcaaaaaagttaatgtgacatggttttataGGTATTTAACCCGTACCACTTGTctccttttgtatttttttctactaaaattattataaataaatattatctctgtggtccagtggttgagagttgggctcacgatccggacgccccgggttcgaattctggtggggacatatcacaaaaatcactttgtgatccctagtttacttaggacattacaagcttaTCACGTGATTGTGCGAAagtagtaagatgattcgtgcttcggaaggcacgttaagccgttgttcccggtttcAGTTttctgatgtaaataagtagtcctttacatgaatcatgtcagcgGTCTTGGTGgctgaataataaataactctAACACCATGGTttataaggttggtaatccacctcataacccacacggtagaagaagactaCTCGTGGGTCACAGGCCTACCCCCAATAAAATTAAGCAGAGTAGGTCCGTAGGTAGGTAGGGCCTATGGCCCATACTCGATCACATTGTTCCACTGTGGTAGGTGACAAgatatatacgtataattatatgtaattaaaattaccaCAGAATAATTCTAATGCAATTAAATTACGTTCTCATGCCTAATATCCTAAAGTTTACGAAGAAGATGCAGACGATATTATAATATCATTACGATATTACTCAGCCTGTAGCTCTTCAGTGATTATTCTGATTATATATTACATTATCTTTGGCTAGTTAGCTAGTaccattttgtttaattttataataaagttgaaAACCGTAAATTATCCGAACATTGAGAGGTATTACAACCCTAAAACGGAAACTGACTGCAAAATGTGTTGCCATATAGAACGCGCGTCGGTTTCGGTTTTGATTTTGACAGTTCGCCGCGTCTCCAACAGCTGTTCGACATTGCTTCGTACGATTTGAATTTAGTTGATTGCACGTGTTGTACTAGATAGTCAGAATAGAACAAAAGGAAAcgttaagttttatttaaatcatgGAAGAGGACGGTGGTGTTAAAGGTATGTACCCTTAGAAAATCTAAAGCTAATGGAAGAAGAATTAGACCACGCTGTTTTATCAATATCGTTGCTTGCGCGGCCCATGCTTATGCTTCATGCATTTTAGCGTGGAATTCCGCAGCATTTTCTTCCATCAAACCTTTAAATATTCCTAATTTGTCCTTATATATATTAGTTATCCCTTTATAACGTTCATAAAAGCTATTATCAGTGTATTATACGTGAACAATACGACTGCCTATTttaagaaatttatttttataatgttaccTTTCTTTGCTTCAAACTCGGCAATTAACTATATTTTACACGTATAGACATCTAACTCACCCGGTTTTGGTAAATAATTTACGTTATTCTGTGTAAATTGGTGATGCGTCGTGACCTTGacgatttttttaaacttatctCAAGTGTATAAAAGACAAAAATTCTACTGGACTTTGAAATTTCCTCGTTTACAAGAATATAGATGGAACCTATCCCTGTGTAATTTTATACAAAAGTTTTCTATTTAAACATTCCAGCCCCTGTGACGCGGCTGCGCCGTCGTTTATCAGTGGAGACAGATGACACCAAATCCCCTTCTGCACCTTCCACTCCAAGTAAGAAGAGGGGAGGTCGCCTGGCTGCCAAGCCTCAGCTGGAATTAATTGACGAGGACAGTAAGTGTATATCTTAAAAGATAACTGATAACTGAATTGAACTGGCAGACTATAACAAATGTACTTAAATAGGAATGTGGGACTTGTAATGATAACATTTTCAGCATATTTCTAAGTGTAGACTCACCTCGTGGTGAATGAGATCATGACATAATATGGCCTCACATGTCCTTACATATACTATGtccctttttttatttaatcagTGTACTCTACTAAGGTCGTTGACACTATCAAAAGTCATTGACTTTattaagataaaaaataaaggtTCACCACTGGAAATACATTATATccagttaataaaaaatattatcttccCCAATTTTCAGCTATAACAAACAGCCCAAAGAGAACTACTAAGTCAATAGCAAGAGATATTACTGAGCCAGAAGAAAAAACGGTGACACCAGCTCGTCGCAGCACAAGGGCCAAGTCAAACACTAGCTTGGTATCAGAGGCTGAAGAAAAGGTGTTGACCCCTGCTAGGAGAAGTACTAGAATCAAATCCAACACCAGTATTGTGTCTGAAGCAGCACAAACTGTTGACTCACCAAGAGCTAAACGGGCTGTAGCTAGAAGGAATTCACAACTCGGTAAGTGCTCTTACTCTATAATATGTTTAcaatttatgttgttttttttcttacagTTACATATTCTGCTACAATATTCTTCTACATGGGTGTTAttcttttttgtataatttatgataaaattttcatACTCATGAAAATATTGCACAATATTTGTAATCTAATGCTAAGTGCATTTACAAAATACCAAGTTGTAACTTTTTTACTATCCCAGGTACCTAGTACAAAACTTTATCATCTTACTTCTTGTTTCTCTCTTTAAGATTTCCTCTTTATAGGTACTTCAAATACCAGCGAAAAATGATAAAATGCATGCTTTGTCATAACTCCAGTTATCTTATTGTTATAAATATCAACtcatatagattattttgttattgtgtGTGTTTTAGGCAGTGATACAGAAGCTTCAGTGACTCCTGCAAGGACCAGACGCACAAGAAAAGGTTCAACATCAAGCATTGACAAAGAAGGTGAGAgattaatgtaattattttatttgtagagtTTTATTCTATTGATCAATAATGACAGTAAGTATATCAAATATTTTGGGTATCTTTTGTCTTCTGAGTTATTCTGAAATTAATGTGTTTCTCCAGCTTGCTTCTCCAGGTGGTACCAGTTCGATCGCcagtactggacttgcaccattgAGTTATTATCACTGACACAGATTCGAGTtttcgactattatagacggcaatacggtcTCCACCGGTCACGTTGGTCTATAGTCCGCGCGCTATAGGCCAcactaattacttagtttattatATGATGGATATACAACCTCAGACTGTCCCATATGATCTTGAGTGCTCTTTTCTTTACTAAGATTCTCTCTGACTATTCAGGAACCCCAAGTATCTCTGAAACTGCTGTAACACCAGGCCAGACCAGACGCACTAGGAAAGGTTCCACATCTAACGAGAATCCAGGTAATTACAGTATACAATACTTTATCTAGttactttatttgtttttttaagatCTCCTACAATAATAGTTGTGATACATTATGTGTTGTTGTTACAATACATTTGGTTCCACTTCCTCTAAGGATGTAATATACAATTCTGATGgcacgattactctagccataaaggcggccaaccagctcgcgacaacaaacacttcaggatcccgataccgacctcgccgacGTGGTCGATGTTTTTCCTTTTTCAGCCCTTACCGCTATCGCCCCTTTTGTATTCTCTCAAATATAAGCTCTCTGAGGACGCCCTGACCAAAGTTTcggaccctcaggcctgttctcttatgtttttttactaAGATCCCTTAGCGCGCCCCATCTAAGGAAAACCTATAAGattaattttatgaatattGTGTTTTCAGTTGAAGCATCTCAGGAAGAAAAACCATCTTCACTAATTACAGAAATTATCGCTGAAGAGCCTGAAAGCACACTCCGAAAATCAACTTCAGAAACTAACAATGTTGAAAACGGGGATGCTTCGAGTTCTACACGAAAGAGTCCCCGACTTATGGCCATGAAACACAGGAGAAGCAAATCTGAAGATTCAAATGATATTAAGTCACAAAGTGTAAATGAACAAGATAAGACACCAATTGCTAAAAAAGAGTCAAATCTAGATACTAACGCGACTGAAACAGATTCTCAAAATGATATACTATCAGTATCCAGTGCTAATCTATTAAAAGAGTTGGACTCAAAACCTAAAAAGAAAACTtccgataaaaataaaagtgctTCTGATATTGAAATAGATTCTAAATCAAAACGTCACAGAACTAAGTCTTGGGGAAGTCTATCCGCGACGCCTCCCAATGAAGGCCAGTTCTTCAGTGATAATGAAAGCATTAAAAAGAAGTTAAAGAAACATGGGAAAATTTTCAATGACAAGAGATTGTCTGGTTCTGGTGATAGTAAACAGAAATCAATTACTGGGGATAAATCACTGGTTGATGACGAAGATACAGAAATCATTTTCAATACTTCAAAAAAGAATAGAAGAAGCAAAGACATTTCTTTTAATGCTCACAAATCAGTAACTCTAAATGAATCTACACATGAAATACCTAGTGCAGCAGATACTAGCAATGAAAGTAATAAAGAAAATCTTCTTGGTGGGACACCGGTGATCAAAGAGTCTACAACTGAACTGTTTGATAAAGCTCCCAGTGCTGAAATAAAGACAATAGTTTTCATTGAAGATACAGACTCTAACACAGGTAGCTTGGGTAAACAGAATGATGATAAAGATGATCAATGCGTCCCAGTTGTGCAGCATCCAGctgaaaatcaaataatttcATCAGAAATGTCCAACAATATTCCATCAGTTTCTATTTTCACAGCAGAAAAAGTGGGTGAGAAATTAACAATTAACCAGAGTTGTGAACCCATGGATATTGATGAGACTATACCAGATAATGTGTCGATGTCTGCATTTACTATCGAGGATAAGTTAGAAAAATCTCGACGTAAATCTTCGTTGTGTATCTCATCAGAGGCTGATAGCAGTACGaaagaaagtaaaaataaatctaaacgGAAATCCTTATTATCAAATTCTTCAATCCAAGATAAAGAAAGCTTTGAAAATGTTAATAAAAGTTTTGAATCAAATGTTAAAAACTCATCGAAAGACGAAATAAACTCAGCTGTATATTCACGCAAGTCGTCACTGAGCACGCACGACGAAGTAGATAGTAGCTTTAAAGAAAGTGCTAACAAATATAAGAGAAAGTCATCTAAATCTGATTTGGTAGAAGttgaaaatgttaataatagTACTTTATCGCAATCTCAAGCCAAGAATTCCCCCAAAGAGGATGCACAGAATAGAAAAACACGAAAATCATCTTTAAATATAACCTCGGATACTGAAAGTATTACTACAAAGGGTTCTAAAAGGAAATCCTCCATGTCATATTTTACCTCAGAAGACCATGAAAAAACCGAGAACAAAACCACACTTGTTTTATCTCAAATCAAAGATATATCGGCTACCGACAATAACGTATCTAAATCGCCCCAAATTGACAGCAATGAACTATCAAGAGCTAAAGATGGAATCGTGAACAAAAACCTTTCTATTAATTACATGACCAGCACACCAGTACAAAAGAAGAATATGGAAAAATTAGGTATGCAAATGAATACTTCTGTGATTACACCTAATAACGACCGCAAAACAAAAATTACGCCTAAAAAAGACGTCTCAATAACGTCAAACAAATCCGGCAACTGTTCTTCTGAACAAGACTCGGAGATATCTGAAGAAGAATCCGAGGAAAAGAATAATTTGTTAGATGACGAAGCTGAAGAGGCAAGTGAAAATTACGAGTCAGGTGACAGTCAAAACGAAGAGGAAAGACAGTATGAAAGAGAAAATGAAATTGTAGAAAGAGGTGAAACACTGACATCTGAAGATGAAATATCAAATGACTCTGATTATGAGAAAGGTTCATTCATAGTGAGTTCCGATGAAGAAGATGATGAACTATTAAGTGGGTTAGGAGATGACCTCAATATGAGTGATAATGAACTAACTATGACCGAaaaatctaaaaagaaatataacgaGCGTAAAATGAAAGAACAAAAGAAAGCGTCAAGAGAAATGTATGAGGCGCGACACAAGATTAATGACTCATCTGATAAGAATTCTAAAGTGGTAAAAGCTAAAAAGAATAATCGTAATCGATTAGATTCGTCGCTTTTAGAATCGGGTGATGAGATTTCAATGCCgccaaagaaaaataaacgtaTGCGTTTGGAGTCTACTTTAGAAACTAGCCAAACAAAACCTGATACTgaagaaaaaaagacaaaaaataatgattCTGATATGTCAGATGCCGAAGAAATCGGTCGCAAGAAAAAGAAGAGCAAACGTTTGTCTGAATCAGTATGTGATGAAAGCGCAATAAACGAAAAGGAAATAACTATTAATAATGAAGAAATGATCGAAAAAGATGACCCCCtgtcaattaaaattaaaacagagCCTAAAACACCGCTAAAATATCTTGAAATTTCAACTGTTCATTTCACTGACAGGGAAGATATTGAACAAGTTCAAGTTAGTGAAAATATGTCTATGATGACAGAAAATGAGACTTCTGATCCACTTCGGGAAACAGTGGCGGAAGATCAAAACGGAGACATCAGTGATGATTCTATCAGCGAAAATGAAGagataacaaataaatatgacTCTGTGCTTAAGGAGCttaacaaagaaaacaaatctAGGCAAATAAAGTCACATGACATCTCTTTGAACTTGCATAAGAAGAACAAACAAAAGCCTAAGGAGGCAATCGTTGAAGAGCTCAATCTTACTCAGACTAAAAAGTCTAAGAAAAAAGTTCAAGACACTCCTGAACAGTCTAAAGAAAAGACCGTTAAAAGAGTTTTTAAGAAGTTGGCTGATAATAATGACGAGTTGTCTGACTTTGATGACCTGAAGCTGTTATTCTCTGATGAAAGTAATGATAGCAGTGAGAAAAAACATGAGAGCATTAAGACTGTGGATGGCACTGATAGTTTCATACCATTGAAACGCACTCCTGGCAAGACTAATATTCTTAAGCCTACTGATACCTCTGCAAATGATTCTCTACTGAACAGTCGCagcaagaagaagaataagaagtcCAACAAAACTGATGAAAATGAAGGTGTGTATTATGTTCATATTACTTAAGTAACAAACtataattttcttcttctattgtgtaaTCATAACCTATGAGGTCATTGACCGACATCAACAATCCTGAACATAAACTATAAAGTCTCTAAGTAATGtgatataatgataataataaaa
Coding sequences:
- the LOC126367005 gene encoding titin homolog yields the protein MEEDGGVKAPVTRLRRRLSVETDDTKSPSAPSTPSKKRGGRLAAKPQLELIDEDTITNSPKRTTKSIARDITEPEEKTVTPARRSTRAKSNTSLVSEAEEKVLTPARRSTRIKSNTSIVSEAAQTVDSPRAKRAVARRNSQLGSDTEASVTPARTRRTRKGSTSSIDKEGTPSISETAVTPGQTRRTRKGSTSNENPVEASQEEKPSSLITEIIAEEPESTLRKSTSETNNVENGDASSSTRKSPRLMAMKHRRSKSEDSNDIKSQSVNEQDKTPIAKKESNLDTNATETDSQNDILSVSSANLLKELDSKPKKKTSDKNKSASDIEIDSKSKRHRTKSWGSLSATPPNEGQFFSDNESIKKKLKKHGKIFNDKRLSGSGDSKQKSITGDKSLVDDEDTEIIFNTSKKNRRSKDISFNAHKSVTLNESTHEIPSAADTSNESNKENLLGGTPVIKESTTELFDKAPSAEIKTIVFIEDTDSNTGSLGKQNDDKDDQCVPVVQHPAENQIISSEMSNNIPSVSIFTAEKVGEKLTINQSCEPMDIDETIPDNVSMSAFTIEDKLEKSRRKSSLCISSEADSSTKESKNKSKRKSLLSNSSIQDKESFENVNKSFESNVKNSSKDEINSAVYSRKSSLSTHDEVDSSFKESANKYKRKSSKSDLVEVENVNNSTLSQSQAKNSPKEDAQNRKTRKSSLNITSDTESITTKGSKRKSSMSYFTSEDHEKTENKTTLVLSQIKDISATDNNVSKSPQIDSNELSRAKDGIVNKNLSINYMTSTPVQKKNMEKLGMQMNTSVITPNNDRKTKITPKKDVSITSNKSGNCSSEQDSEISEEESEEKNNLLDDEAEEASENYESGDSQNEEERQYERENEIVERGETLTSEDEISNDSDYEKGSFIVSSDEEDDELLSGLGDDLNMSDNELTMTEKSKKKYNERKMKEQKKASREMYEARHKINDSSDKNSKVVKAKKNNRNRLDSSLLESGDEISMPPKKNKRMRLESTLETSQTKPDTEEKKTKNNDSDMSDAEEIGRKKKKSKRLSESVCDESAINEKEITINNEEMIEKDDPLSIKIKTEPKTPLKYLEISTVHFTDREDIEQVQVSENMSMMTENETSDPLRETVAEDQNGDISDDSISENEEITNKYDSVLKELNKENKSRQIKSHDISLNLHKKNKQKPKEAIVEELNLTQTKKSKKKVQDTPEQSKEKTVKRVFKKLADNNDELSDFDDLKLLFSDESNDSSEKKHESIKTVDGTDSFIPLKRTPGKTNILKPTDTSANDSLLNSRSKKKNKKSNKTDENEDTNTNEDGEELKFFIDTKGDLLDTESSTMESLNTSSKMNSGSDVKSADNGGADSDDAPVETSYLSEKSKKRNKKTSISVDASMTENGENSTLTRTSKSDKKKRLSESQETEIPEHEISAPKTPASEKKKKKLSMSCENQTTSPIPVATPPSVTSEKKKKRLSESDGTGPLETAVAKTPCSDKKKNKLFKSNDNQIGNSETTITDPKTPQSAKKKKKLSESHEDTTIDIPELKNVVETPTSNKKKKKVSEFVEFGVENVMGSTEVVEDPVAISSKKRKRKSSANQTQEEIGVEDDKVLNISGNESIGNKKKKQKISVTKDDIAPIQVTETKLSKKRKKRDDDVGGKKSKVLKEHSPDKVHVPRLPRSVINRLDDKPKAEVLEMKKAKLVSTADFVVEETRRRRNKPSNFLEESVYLNDDDNAPVTKKKAIMKKPKVLPFLPTVSTSDNGFTTNFQVNVISRTMEFVAKKNEMPHFKEDYLNNRKIKKLRTYDLYKKHRNVKLSKF